The window AGGAATGGGCTTGAAAACTATGTCATAAATTAGTTTGACTGATTTAACTTACTAATTTACTGAACATAAAATTGATGAAAATATAATTGTTAAAAAATTATTGTAATCCCGAGGTATAATCAAAATGGCAGAAGTATTCGTAAACAACAAATTTGTTGGAGAAATTGAAGAACCTGAAAAATTCGTTGGCAGAATTATAGAAGAAAGACGAAAAGGAAATCTTCACGATGGAATAAATGTAAACTACATCCCTGATCTAAAAACTGTTTTTGTTGAAGGAACAAAAGGAAGAATTAGACGACCTTTAATTGTAGTTAAAGAAGGAAAAAGTGCATTTACAGACAAACACGCTCAACAATTAAAAAAAGGAGAAATAAACTGGGAAGATTTAAACAAACAAGGCGTAATCGAATACCTCGACGCTATGGAAGAAGAAAATTCTTTAGTTGCTTTCTTTGAAGAAGACTTAACACCCGATCACACTCATTTGGAAATACATCCAATAAGCATTATGGGAATTGCAACCGCACTTGTACCATACAGTAATTACTCACCAGGACCAAGGGTACTTATCGGAGGAAAAAATCAAAAACAAGGCCTCGGATTATACGCTGCAAATTTTCCTGTAAGAGTAGACATGGATGTAAACATTCTACAAACACCACAAAAACCAATGGTTGATACATTAATGTATGATCTTTCTGCATATGATAAACATCCTCAAGGACAGAATATTGTAGTTGCAGTAATGAGTTATAAAGGATATAACATGGAAGACGCAGTAATTATTAACAAAGGAAGTGTTGAACGTGGATTTGGACGATCAACATATTTTAGACCATGCATTGCAGAAGAACTAAGATATGCAGGCGGATTAACAGATGAAATTTGTTTACCTGATAAAGATATCAAAGGATTTAGATCTGAGCATGATTACCGATACTTAGAAGATGATGGAATTATTTATCCTGAAGCTTCAGTTGGAGAAGGAGATGTAATTATTGGAAAAACTTCCCCTCCAAGATTCTTAAGTTCAATGGATGAATATAATCTAGCACTTGATAAAAGACGAGAAAGTAGTGTTGCACTTCAACATGGAGAAATTGGAGTTGTAGATTTTGTTCTAATTACTGAAAATGGAGAAGGAAATAAACTAATCCAATCAAGACTGCGAGAACAAAGACTTCCAGAAATTGGAGATAAATTTACTTCAAGACATGGACAGAAAGGAATTGTAGGGATACTTTTACCTTCAACAGATATGCCATTTAGTGCATCTGGAATTGTTCCTGATTTAATATTCAGTCCAAAAGGAATTCCATCAAGGATGACAATTTCACATTTAATAGAACTTGTTGGCGCAAAAGCAGGAGCATTAAACGGAAGATACGTCGATGGAACTACATTTGTTGCAGAAAAAGAAGAAGACTTACGGTCTGAATTATTATCATTAGGATTTAAAGAAGACGGAACTGAAACATTATATGATGGAGAAAACGGCGAACAAATCCAAGCAAAAATATTCATTGGAAACATGTACTACTTAAGATTAAGACACATGGTTGCAAACAAACTTCACTCACGAGCACGAGGACCTGTACAGTTATTAACTCGTCAACCAACTGAAGGACGAGCAAAAGAAGGTGGTCTTCGAC is drawn from Candidatus Woesearchaeota archaeon and contains these coding sequences:
- the rpoB gene encoding DNA-directed RNA polymerase subunit B — protein: MKMAEVFVNNKFVGEIEEPEKFVGRIIEERRKGNLHDGINVNYIPDLKTVFVEGTKGRIRRPLIVVKEGKSAFTDKHAQQLKKGEINWEDLNKQGVIEYLDAMEEENSLVAFFEEDLTPDHTHLEIHPISIMGIATALVPYSNYSPGPRVLIGGKNQKQGLGLYAANFPVRVDMDVNILQTPQKPMVDTLMYDLSAYDKHPQGQNIVVAVMSYKGYNMEDAVIINKGSVERGFGRSTYFRPCIAEELRYAGGLTDEICLPDKDIKGFRSEHDYRYLEDDGIIYPEASVGEGDVIIGKTSPPRFLSSMDEYNLALDKRRESSVALQHGEIGVVDFVLITENGEGNKLIQSRLREQRLPEIGDKFTSRHGQKGIVGILLPSTDMPFSASGIVPDLIFSPKGIPSRMTISHLIELVGAKAGALNGRYVDGTTFVAEKEEDLRSELLSLGFKEDGTETLYDGENGEQIQAKIFIGNMYYLRLRHMVANKLHSRARGPVQLLTRQPTEGRAKEGGLRLGEMEKDTFVAHGASLLLKERFDADKTILPVCEECGMLAVYNVYKNKCYCPICGENVEINAIELSYAFKLLLDEFKSLGIYPKLILDNKY